A single Triticum dicoccoides isolate Atlit2015 ecotype Zavitan chromosome 2A, WEW_v2.0, whole genome shotgun sequence DNA region contains:
- the LOC119359452 gene encoding 4-coumarate--CoA ligase-like 9, whose amino-acid sequence MTQPNLTYIPLVLATHKNCVTATSMPSSSSRHSSSKPLISTNSSKAAAFQLTTAHQASHNRQRSMGDAAIAVMEEEGEQEHIFRSRFPPVAVPDGVTVPDFVLAGAEAYADKVALVEAAPGGRSYTYGEVARDVARFARALRSVGIRKGHVVVVALPNLAVYPVVSLGVMAAGAVFSGVNPRSLAAEIRKQVEDSEARLVVANEVAYDKVKDVGVPVIGIGEQGLMAGAISWDELLAAADRTGPPVVPLEPVQQSDLCALPYSSGTTGVSKGVMLSHRNLVSNLCSSMFAIGTELLGQVVTLGLMPFFHIYGITGICCATLRHKGTVVVMDRFDLRTFLGALVAHRVMFAPLVPPVMLAMVKNPIADEFDLSGLALKSVMTAAAPLAPDLLAAFQRKFPGVQVEEAYGLTEHSCITLTHAGDDPEKGHIAKRNSVGFILPNLEVKFVDPDTGRSLAKNTPGELCVRSQCVMQGYYRKKEETERTIDAKGWLHTGDIGYIDDDGDVFIVDRIKELIKYKGFQVAPAELEAILLSHPSVEDAAVFGLPDEEAGEIPVSCVVRRSGAAESEADIMAYVASRVASYKKLRMLHLVDAIPKSVSGKILRRQLRDEFINMIKPAAA is encoded by the exons ATGACTCAACCAAACCTTACCTACATACCACTTGTCTTGGCAACACACAAGAACTGTGTCACCGCCACGAGCATGCCCTCGTCTTCCTCTCGCCACTCCTCCTCAAAACCCCTCATCTCTACAAATTCAAGCAAAGCCGCAGCCTTCCAACTCACCACCGCCCACCAAGCCTCTCACAACCGCCAGCGCAGCATGGGTGACGCGGCCATCGCCGtcatggaggaggagggggagcaggAGCACATCTTTCGGAGCAGGTTCCCGCCAGTGGCCGTGCCGGATGGCGTCACCGTGCCGGACTTCGTGCTGGCGGGCGCAGAGGCCTACGCCGACAAGGTCGCCCTTGTGGAGGCCGCTCCCGGCGGCCGGTCCTACACCTACGGCGAGGTGGCCCGTGACGTCGCGCGGTTCGCCAGGGCTCTGCGATCCGTGGGCATCCGGAAGGGCCACGTCGTGGTGGTCGCGCTCCCGAACCTCGCCGTCTACCCCGTGGTGTCCCTCGGTGTGATGGCCGCCGGGGCGGTCTTCTCCGGCGTGAACCCCCGCTCCCTCGCCGCCGAGATCAGGAAACAGGTGGAGGACTCCGAGGCCAGGCTTGTGGTCGCCAACGAGGTCGCTTACGACAAGGTGAAGGACGTGGGCGTGCCGGTCATCGGTATCGGCGAACAGGGGCTCATGGCCGGCGCGATAAGCTGGGACGAGCTCCTCGCCGCGGCGGACCGCACCGGTCCGCCGGTGGTTCCGCTGGAACCGGTGCAGCAGTCCGACCTGTGCGCGCTGCCGTACTCGTCCGGCACAACCGGGGTCTCCAAAGGCGTGATGCTGAGCCACCGCAACCTGGTGTCCAACCTCTGCTCGTCGATGTTCGCCATCGGGACGGAGCTGCTGGGGCAGGTGGTGACGCTGGGGCTCATGCCGTTCTTCCACATCTACGGCATCACCGGCATCTGCTGCGCGACTCTGCGGCACAAGGGCACGGTGGTGGTGATGGACCGGTTCGACCTGCGGACGTTCCTGGGCGCGCTGGTTGCGCACCGGGTGATGTTCGCGCCCTTGGTGCCGCCGGTGATGCTGGCCATGGTCAAGAACCCCATCGCCGACGAGTTCGACCTATCCGGACTGGCCCTCAAGTCCGTGATGACCGCGGCGGCGCCGCTCGCACCGGACCTCCTGGCGGCCTTCCAGAGGAAGTTCCCCGGCGTGCAGGTGGAGGAGGCGTACGGGCTGACCGAGCACAGCTGCATCACGCTGACGCACGCCGGCGACGACCCGGAGAAGGGGCACATCGCCAAGAGGAACTCGGTGGGATTCATCCTGCCCAACCTGGAGGTGAAGTTCGTGGACCCCGACACCGGGCGGTCCCTGGCAAAGAACACGCCGGGGGAGCTGTGCGTCCGGAGCCAGTGCGTGATGCAGGGCTACTACAGGAAGAAAGAGGAGACGGAGCGCACCATCGACGCCAAGGGCTGGCTGCACACCGGGGACATCGGCTAcatcgacgacgacggcgacgtctTCATCGTCGACCGGATCAAGGAGCTCATCAAGTACAAGGGTTTTCAGGTTGCTCCTGCGGAGCTGGAGGCCATACTCCTGTCCCATCCTTCCGTCGAAGATGCAGCCGTCTTCGG ACTGCCGGACGAGGAGGCTGGTGAGATCCCGGTATCGTGCGTGGTGCGGCGGAGTGGCGCGGCGGAGAGCGAGGCAGACATCATGGCGTACGTGGCGTCGCGCGTGGCCTCGTACAAGAAGCTCCGAATGCTGCACCTCGTGGACGCCATCCCCAAGTCGGTTTCCGGCAAGATCCTGCGGAGGCAActcagggacgagttcatcaacatGATCAAACCAGCAGCTGCTTAA